A section of the Clostridium felsineum DSM 794 genome encodes:
- a CDS encoding spore germination protein has product MFNKFFNDNTEKKSKETIEKISNNLKSNRKHIEQSFSNCSDIAIREFKIANNPHFPAMIVYIENLIESDVIESSVVERLTKEPTNKLSYEHIFEYSKSNFAVDDKNIYKHMNDVIIAVLKGSIALFMDGSNKAIIINIGKPPERSITEPNVETTIRGPREGFTESITTNVALLRKKIRSTSFKSEEFTLGKSSKTTVTIAYLSDVANPKIVQEIRERIGKIDTDSIDGMNYIKEYIQDEPFSAFPTMYSTERPDSAASKIFEGRIAILADGTPIVCTAPATFFEFLENTEDFFINFIPATINRWIRYISIFISIVLPGLYVAITTFHQELIQTPLLITFIQSHSSVPYPTSTEVFVLLVVYQIMIEAGIRMPRAVGQSISIIGALIIGQSAVEAGLISTPVIIVAAITYIASFAVPNNEMHNALTLPRFIFTILGASLGLFGLTCAYIVLSLKLISIRSFGVPYVMPIAPASKNDFLDILFKRPIWAKLKRSPKVSDKNSTKRQTRDYVNVTLKDIKKAIDRLRKSH; this is encoded by the coding sequence TTGTTTAATAAATTCTTTAATGATAATACTGAAAAAAAATCTAAAGAAACTATAGAAAAAATTTCAAATAATCTTAAATCAAATAGAAAACATATAGAACAGTCCTTCTCTAATTGCTCAGATATAGCAATTAGAGAATTTAAAATAGCTAATAATCCACATTTTCCTGCAATGATTGTTTACATAGAAAATCTTATTGAATCTGACGTAATAGAGTCCTCTGTAGTAGAAAGACTTACTAAAGAGCCTACTAATAAACTATCCTATGAACATATATTTGAGTATTCTAAATCCAACTTTGCTGTTGATGACAAAAATATATATAAGCATATGAATGATGTTATAATTGCCGTTTTAAAAGGAAGTATCGCCTTATTTATGGATGGTTCAAACAAAGCAATTATTATAAACATTGGAAAGCCCCCTGAAAGATCTATAACTGAACCTAATGTTGAAACTACAATTAGGGGTCCTAGAGAAGGTTTTACTGAATCCATAACTACAAACGTAGCCCTTTTAAGAAAAAAAATTAGAAGCACTAGTTTTAAATCAGAAGAATTTACATTAGGTAAGAGTTCTAAGACAACTGTAACTATCGCCTATTTATCTGATGTAGCTAATCCTAAGATAGTACAAGAAATTAGAGAAAGAATAGGTAAAATAGACACAGACTCCATAGACGGTATGAATTATATAAAAGAATATATACAAGATGAACCTTTTTCTGCTTTTCCTACTATGTATTCAACAGAAAGGCCAGATTCTGCAGCTTCAAAAATTTTCGAAGGACGTATTGCTATACTTGCTGATGGTACACCAATAGTTTGTACTGCACCTGCAACATTTTTTGAATTTCTTGAAAATACTGAAGATTTTTTTATAAATTTTATTCCTGCAACTATTAATAGATGGATTAGGTATATATCCATATTTATATCCATAGTGTTACCAGGTTTATATGTTGCTATAACTACTTTTCATCAAGAATTAATACAGACACCGCTTCTTATAACCTTTATACAATCTCATTCCTCTGTGCCTTACCCTACCTCAACTGAGGTTTTTGTTCTTTTGGTTGTATATCAGATAATGATAGAAGCTGGAATTAGAATGCCTAGGGCTGTAGGTCAATCTATTAGTATTATTGGTGCACTAATTATAGGGCAATCTGCTGTTGAGGCTGGGCTTATAAGTACACCTGTTATTATTGTTGCTGCCATTACTTATATTGCTTCCTTTGCTGTTCCAAATAACGAAATGCACAATGCTTTAACCTTGCCTAGATTTATATTCACAATTTTGGGAGCCTCTCTAGGATTATTTGGATTAACCTGCGCCTATATTGTTTTATCCTTAAAATTAATTTCAATACGCTCCTTTGGAGTTCCATATGTAATGCCTATAGCCCCTGCTAGTAAAAATGATTTTCTTGATATTCTTTTTAAAAGACCTATATGGGCAAAGCTAAAACGTTCTCCAAAGGTTTCTGACAAAAACTCTACCAAAAGGCAAACTAGAGACTATGTTAATGTAACTTTAAAAGATATAAAAAAAGCCATTGATAGGCTAAGGAAATCTCACTAA
- a CDS encoding iron-containing alcohol dehydrogenase, with protein sequence MLSFDYSIPTKIFFGKGKIDVLGKEIKKYGSKVLIVYGGGSIKRNGIYDRTASILKENNIDFYELSGVEPNPRITTVKKGIDICKEKNIELVLAIGGGSTIDCAKVIAAGVNYDGDPWDIVKNPSKIEKVLPVASILTLAATGSEMDQIAVISNMDTNEKIGVGHEDMRPKFSVLDPTYTFTVPENQTAAGTADIMSHTFESYFSGVEGAYLQDGIAEAILRTCIKYGKIAMEKPNDYEARANLMWASSLAINGLLSLGKDRKWCCHPIEHELSAYYDITHGVGLAILTPNWMEYILNDDTLHKFVDYGVNVWGIDRKKDSYEIAREAIKNTRKYFESLGIPSKLREVGIGEEKLELMANRAVRNSGGTIGSLRPIDAEDVLNILKKSY encoded by the coding sequence ATGTTAAGTTTTGATTATTCAATACCAACTAAAATTTTTTTTGGAAAAGGGAAAATAGATGTATTAGGAAAAGAGATTAAAAAGTACGGTTCAAAGGTACTTATAGTTTATGGTGGAGGAAGTATAAAGAGAAATGGTATATATGATAGAACTGCAAGTATATTAAAAGAGAATAATATCGACTTTTATGAACTTTCAGGAGTAGAACCAAATCCTAGAATAACAACAGTTAAAAAGGGAATTGATATTTGTAAGGAAAAGAATATAGAATTAGTATTAGCAATAGGTGGAGGAAGTACTATAGACTGTGCAAAAGTAATTGCAGCAGGAGTTAATTATGATGGTGATCCATGGGATATAGTTAAAAATCCTTCAAAAATAGAGAAAGTACTTCCAGTTGCAAGTATACTTACTCTTGCAGCAACAGGTTCTGAAATGGATCAAATTGCAGTAATATCCAATATGGATACAAATGAAAAAATTGGAGTTGGACATGAAGATATGCGACCTAAATTTTCAGTGCTTGATCCTACATATACCTTTACAGTACCTGAAAATCAAACAGCAGCAGGAACAGCAGATATAATGAGTCATACTTTTGAATCATATTTTAGTGGTGTAGAAGGTGCATATCTTCAGGATGGTATAGCTGAAGCAATTTTAAGAACTTGCATAAAGTATGGTAAAATTGCAATGGAAAAGCCAAATGATTATGAGGCAAGGGCCAATTTAATGTGGGCATCTAGTCTTGCTATAAATGGCTTATTATCACTAGGAAAAGATAGAAAATGGTGTTGTCACCCAATAGAACATGAGTTAAGCGCATACTATGATATAACACATGGAGTAGGGCTTGCGATTTTGACACCTAATTGGATGGAGTATATTTTAAACGATGATACACTTCATAAATTTGTTGATTATGGCGTAAATGTGTGGGGAATAGATAGGAAAAAGGACTCATATGAAATAGCAAGAGAAGCTATTAAAAATACTAGAAAATATTTTGAGTCTTTAGGAATCCCTTCAAAACTAAGAGAAGTTGGCATTGGAGAAGAAAAATTAGAATTAATGGCTAACAGGGCTGTTAGAAATTCTGGTGGAACAATAGGAAGTTTAAGACCTATAGATGCTGAAGATGTTCTTAATATATTAAAGAAATCTTATTAA
- a CDS encoding leucyl aminopeptidase, producing the protein MKFGINSFEIETADTVIIPVMKNKVFELDGFENTIKYIFHTKKFKGEGGEIFTFTSSDNDKYKNIIFVGIGSAKEISGEKIRNAFARSIKKCREFLSEKVYVSTTNIEGFKYTEEINAIVEGIEFGDYKFDKYKSDKKPQNNIEICIGNVPTDRVKEAERELNESITLVEATLLARNLVNEPANVMTPEALSKAAGDAGKEYGFEVEVFDKDKIKELNMKAFLSVVAGSEKPPKLIVMRYFGDKESSDTLGLVGKGLTYDSGGYSIKTNEGMLTMKSDMGGGAAVIGAISAIAKRKLKVNVVSVIAAGENLISPAAYKPGDIIGSMAGKTIEVINTDAEGRLTLADAVYYAILREKVTKVVDIATLTGAALSALGITTTAVVTNNKEFYKKLEEASYKSGERVWRLPEFDEYKKLIKSDIADLKNVGGKFAGTITAGLFIGEFIEEKPWLHLDIAGTAWRDNEDGYFSKGGTGAGVRILYYLAQNGY; encoded by the coding sequence ATGAAATTTGGAATAAATAGCTTTGAAATTGAAACAGCAGATACAGTTATAATTCCTGTAATGAAAAATAAAGTATTTGAATTAGATGGATTTGAAAACACAATAAAATATATATTTCATACTAAAAAGTTTAAAGGAGAAGGAGGTGAAATATTTACATTCACCTCCTCAGATAATGACAAATATAAAAACATAATATTTGTTGGAATTGGATCCGCAAAAGAAATATCAGGTGAAAAAATAAGAAATGCATTTGCTAGATCAATAAAGAAATGTAGAGAATTTTTATCTGAAAAGGTGTATGTAAGTACTACAAATATTGAAGGATTTAAGTATACTGAAGAAATAAATGCTATTGTAGAGGGAATTGAATTTGGAGATTATAAATTTGATAAATACAAAAGCGATAAGAAACCACAGAATAATATAGAAATTTGTATAGGAAATGTTCCTACAGATAGGGTAAAGGAAGCAGAAAGAGAATTAAATGAATCAATAACTTTAGTCGAAGCAACTCTGCTTGCAAGAAACCTTGTAAATGAACCAGCTAATGTTATGACACCTGAAGCCCTTTCAAAAGCAGCAGGTGATGCTGGAAAAGAATACGGTTTTGAGGTAGAAGTATTTGACAAGGATAAAATTAAAGAACTTAACATGAAAGCTTTTTTATCTGTAGTTGCAGGTTCAGAAAAACCACCAAAGCTTATTGTAATGAGATATTTTGGTGATAAAGAGAGTAGTGACACTCTTGGTCTTGTTGGAAAGGGACTTACTTATGATTCAGGTGGATATTCTATAAAAACAAATGAAGGTATGCTCACAATGAAATCTGATATGGGCGGTGGTGCAGCAGTTATAGGAGCAATTAGTGCAATAGCTAAAAGAAAGCTAAAGGTAAATGTTGTATCAGTAATTGCAGCTGGTGAAAATCTCATATCCCCAGCAGCTTATAAACCTGGTGATATAATTGGCTCTATGGCCGGAAAAACAATAGAAGTTATAAATACTGATGCAGAAGGAAGGCTTACACTTGCTGATGCTGTTTATTATGCGATTTTAAGGGAAAAAGTAACTAAGGTTGTTGATATTGCAACGCTTACAGGAGCAGCTTTATCCGCACTGGGAATAACTACTACAGCCGTTGTAACTAATAATAAGGAATTCTATAAAAAACTAGAGGAGGCTTCATATAAATCAGGAGAAAGAGTTTGGAGACTTCCAGAATTTGATGAATACAAGAAATTGATAAAATCTGATATAGCAGATCTTAAAAATGTAGGTGGAAAGTTTGCAGGAACAATAACTGCAGGATTGTTTATAGGAGAATTTATAGAAGAAAAGCCATGGCTTCATCTTGATATAGCAGGTACAGCCTGGAGGGATAACGAGGATGGATACTTCTCAAAGGGTGGAACAGGAGCAGGTGTTAGAATTCTATATTATTTAGCTCAAAATGGATATTAA
- the bdhB gene encoding NADH-dependent butanol dehydrogenase BdhB, whose amino-acid sequence MVDFEYSIPTKIFFGKDKINVLGREVKKYGSKVLIVYGGGSIKRNGIYDKAISILKENGISYYELPGVEPNPRITTVKKGIDICKENGVELVLAIGGGSAIDCAKVVAAGCDYEGDPWDIVLDGSKIKKVLPIASILTLAATGSEMDSWAVINNMETNEKLIAAHPDMAPTFSILDPTYTFTVPKNQTAAGTADIMSHVFEVYFSNTKTAYLQDRMAEAVLRTCIKYGKIALEHPSDYEARANLMWASSLAINGLLTYGKDTNWSVHLMEHELSAFYDITHGVGLAILTPNWMEYILNNDTVYKFVEYGVNVWGIDKEKNHYDIAHEAIEKTRDYFVNALGIPARLKEVGIGEDKLDIMAKESVKLTGGTVGNLRPVNANEILEIFKKSL is encoded by the coding sequence GTGGTTGATTTCGAATATTCAATACCAACTAAGATTTTTTTTGGCAAGGACAAGATTAATGTACTCGGAAGAGAGGTAAAAAAATATGGCTCCAAGGTGCTTATAGTTTATGGTGGAGGAAGCATAAAGAGAAATGGAATATATGATAAAGCCATAAGCATACTTAAAGAAAATGGTATTAGTTATTATGAACTTCCAGGAGTAGAACCAAATCCTAGGATAACAACAGTAAAAAAAGGAATTGATATATGTAAAGAAAACGGAGTAGAATTGGTACTAGCTATAGGTGGAGGAAGTGCAATAGATTGTGCAAAAGTTGTGGCAGCAGGCTGTGATTATGAAGGAGATCCATGGGATATAGTACTTGATGGTTCAAAAATAAAAAAGGTACTTCCAATTGCAAGTATTCTTACCCTTGCAGCAACAGGTTCTGAAATGGACTCATGGGCAGTAATAAATAATATGGAAACAAACGAGAAGCTTATAGCGGCTCACCCTGATATGGCACCTACATTCTCAATACTTGACCCAACATATACTTTTACAGTGCCTAAAAACCAAACAGCAGCAGGAACAGCAGATATTATGAGTCATGTTTTTGAAGTGTATTTTAGTAATACAAAAACTGCATATTTGCAGGATAGAATGGCAGAGGCAGTTTTAAGAACATGTATAAAATACGGTAAAATAGCATTGGAACATCCGTCAGATTATGAAGCAAGGGCTAATTTAATGTGGGCTTCAAGTCTTGCTATAAATGGACTTTTAACATATGGTAAAGACACAAATTGGAGTGTACACCTTATGGAACATGAGCTGAGTGCATTCTATGATATAACACATGGAGTTGGACTTGCAATTTTAACACCTAATTGGATGGAGTACATTTTAAATAATGATACAGTATATAAGTTTGTTGAATATGGTGTAAATGTATGGGGAATAGACAAAGAAAAAAATCACTATGATATAGCACATGAAGCAATAGAAAAAACTAGAGATTATTTCGTTAATGCATTAGGTATACCAGCTAGATTAAAAGAGGTTGGTATTGGAGAGGACAAACTTGATATAATGGCAAAAGAATCTGTAAAGCTTACAGGTGGAACTGTAGGAAATTTAAGACCTGTAAATGCAAATGAAATATTAGAGATATTTAAAAAATCATTATAA
- a CDS encoding M15 family metallopeptidase, with protein sequence MKKFLVTIIIITAIFSSLFIYTNNQSKKIAINQNKNKISTNKKQKKETSKTEIKQQNILLVNKQSKLSGNYTPQNLRVPNVKFMNSSDPNVRQMENEAATALENMFAGASKDGFTLLAVSGYRPYEYQKKLYDEKVEKDGKAEADKYVAEPGTSEHQTGLAMDLLSTEYTSLDDGFMNTNSYKWLLQNCGKYGFIIRYPKDKENITKYNFEPWHIRYVGLPASQEIMNKSITLEEYLAEQNASK encoded by the coding sequence ATGAAAAAATTTTTAGTGACGATTATTATTATTACAGCTATATTTTCATCTTTGTTTATATACACAAATAATCAATCAAAAAAAATTGCAATTAACCAAAATAAAAATAAAATCTCTACTAATAAGAAGCAGAAAAAGGAAACTTCAAAAACCGAAATAAAGCAGCAAAATATTTTACTTGTTAATAAGCAAAGTAAATTATCCGGAAATTACACACCTCAAAATTTGAGGGTTCCTAATGTTAAGTTTATGAATAGTTCAGATCCTAACGTGAGACAAATGGAAAATGAAGCTGCAACAGCACTTGAAAATATGTTTGCCGGTGCCTCTAAGGATGGTTTTACCCTCCTCGCGGTCTCTGGTTACAGACCTTATGAATATCAAAAAAAACTATATGACGAAAAGGTTGAAAAGGACGGAAAAGCTGAAGCTGACAAGTATGTAGCTGAACCTGGTACAAGTGAACATCAAACTGGACTCGCTATGGATTTATTATCAACAGAGTACACCTCTTTAGACGATGGATTTATGAATACCAACTCTTATAAATGGCTTCTACAAAACTGTGGAAAATATGGTTTTATAATAAGATATCCAAAGGATAAAGAAAACATAACAAAATACAACTTTGAACCATGGCATATAAGGTATGTAGGTCTTCCTGCATCACAAGAAATTATGAATAAAAGCATCACTCTTGAAGAATATTTAGCTGAACAAAACGCTTCAAAATAG
- a CDS encoding helix-turn-helix domain-containing protein codes for MRRQYINYPSDVPVLISYSNLINYPIHWHNSIEILYVLKGNFKVTIDSDSYELIENDIEIVNIDEAHSIHSKDKDNRILMFHIDPAFLKKYFNDIENMFFYTNIKDDNAQMGEEYDILRKYLSRIICEFVQRQEDYDKQIEDILVNILYHLINNFHFLTSEREELREKEEQLERYHRITKYIYNNYNDNITLQDIAKKEFLSTHYLSHEIKDTTGYSFTDLLNLTRVDEALKLLLDTDKTITEISQEVGFSHVRYLNKHFKIQFSCSPNQYRKKYKVDEEHFETLKKIKTFKLKESMEKINSYLEDYDRFNYEDLIDKIYINMSEDLGEFNKEFKEVIDIGDAFELLIEDNRDILQMIQNEIGFKYVRLLNVIGIDMGIFPGSEFCNWNRSSDVFEFLENMGIGAVIVLDDREFKKNEYIKALKSLINYFKEVDTVDINSFKFQFEASMKDSTKEEIIELLDGYNLTVMEDLFCYNDSINYIYDTAYMLPFIIHKNVNSNEKIIHFLRAFDVLDKQVKLTNEVFFGYPGLVNDKGIKKPSYYAYYLMNKLGDTLVCSGDGYIVTKSEGEYEILLYSYYEGIDTLDVFNDFAKFKGRKNITEKKISLNIVNIPSSVKITMYEINESVGSSYNYWLDMGKPRRLNKEEKEILHKAAFPRIYFKNMRKSTIVNIRTALRGYGAVLILIKEV; via the coding sequence TTGAGAAGACAATACATAAATTATCCTTCAGATGTACCAGTTTTAATATCTTATTCAAATTTAATTAATTATCCAATACATTGGCATAATTCCATTGAAATACTATATGTTCTTAAGGGTAACTTTAAAGTAACAATAGATTCTGATAGTTATGAGCTTATTGAAAATGATATTGAAATAGTTAATATAGATGAGGCACACAGTATTCATAGTAAGGATAAGGATAATAGAATACTTATGTTTCACATTGACCCAGCTTTTTTAAAGAAATATTTTAACGATATTGAAAATATGTTTTTTTACACAAATATAAAGGATGATAATGCCCAAATGGGAGAGGAATATGATATTCTTAGAAAATACTTATCTAGAATAATATGTGAGTTTGTTCAAAGACAAGAGGACTATGATAAGCAAATAGAGGATATACTTGTTAACATATTATATCATTTAATAAATAATTTCCACTTCCTTACTTCTGAAAGAGAAGAACTTAGGGAGAAAGAAGAACAGTTAGAAAGATACCATAGAATTACAAAGTATATATATAATAATTATAATGATAATATCACCCTTCAGGATATAGCTAAAAAGGAGTTTTTAAGTACTCATTATTTATCACATGAAATAAAAGATACAACAGGCTACAGTTTTACGGATTTACTTAATTTAACTAGAGTTGATGAAGCATTAAAGCTTCTTTTGGATACAGATAAAACTATAACTGAAATTTCTCAAGAGGTTGGCTTTTCTCATGTAAGATATCTTAATAAGCATTTTAAAATTCAATTTAGTTGCTCTCCTAATCAATATAGAAAAAAGTATAAAGTAGATGAAGAACATTTTGAAACATTAAAAAAAATTAAAACCTTTAAGCTTAAAGAAAGCATGGAGAAAATAAACAGTTATCTTGAGGATTACGATAGATTTAATTATGAGGATTTAATAGATAAAATATACATAAATATGTCAGAAGATTTAGGTGAATTTAACAAGGAATTTAAGGAAGTCATTGATATAGGAGATGCATTTGAACTACTAATAGAAGATAATAGAGATATACTCCAAATGATACAAAACGAAATTGGGTTCAAGTATGTAAGGCTTTTAAATGTTATAGGAATAGATATGGGGATATTCCCAGGGTCTGAATTCTGTAACTGGAATAGGTCAAGTGATGTTTTTGAATTCTTAGAGAATATGGGAATTGGTGCTGTTATAGTGTTAGATGATAGAGAATTTAAAAAGAATGAGTATATAAAAGCATTAAAGTCCCTTATAAATTATTTTAAAGAAGTAGATACAGTTGATATAAATTCATTTAAATTTCAGTTTGAAGCATCAATGAAAGACAGTACAAAAGAAGAAATAATAGAATTACTAGATGGCTATAATCTTACTGTAATGGAAGATTTATTTTGCTATAATGACAGTATAAATTATATATACGATACAGCTTATATGCTCCCGTTTATAATTCATAAAAATGTTAATAGTAATGAAAAGATTATCCACTTTTTAAGAGCATTTGATGTGCTTGATAAGCAGGTTAAGCTTACCAATGAGGTGTTCTTTGGATATCCTGGACTAGTAAATGATAAAGGAATAAAGAAACCGTCATATTATGCATATTACTTAATGAATAAATTAGGTGATACTTTAGTATGTAGTGGTGATGGATATATAGTAACTAAAAGTGAAGGTGAATATGAGATTCTTCTATATAGTTATTATGAAGGAATAGATACACTAGACGTATTTAATGATTTTGCTAAATTTAAGGGCAGAAAGAATATTACTGAAAAGAAAATTTCATTAAATATAGTAAATATACCATCGTCTGTAAAAATAACGATGTATGAAATAAATGAAAGTGTTGGTTCTTCATATAATTACTGGCTTGACATGGGTAAGCCAAGAAGATTAAATAAAGAGGAAAAGGAAATTCTTCACAAGGCAGCTTTTCCAAGAATATATTTTAAAAATATGAGAAAAAGTACAATAGTTAATATAAGAACTGCACTTAGAGGGTATGGAGCTGTTCTTATTTTAATAAAAGAGGTATAA
- a CDS encoding MATE family efflux transporter — MTLDNRAFLKQSSQKLLFKFAVPAIFSLLVNELYNMVDTVFAGRYIGENAIGAMTIAFPIQKIIIAMGLLIAAGASTYAARVIGEKNYKHLKKIVINSFALTTVSIISISFIIFSFKESILYSLGASNNTYPMAMQYVSIILLGGIFISLSNVLSYIMVALGKTKTLLYTNVVGVILNIILNYILVIRFHMGIQGSGISTVVSQIVACLIALGQFIYMNKKQNFNFFKNIKINIISTSIMREIMLVGFSTFIIEIADAVVSAVLNNVLYVGGGDSAIIMLGIITKVYMFLFITVIGISSGMQPIVGYNFGAENYNKVKDILKFSLKTVIIVSAVVWIGFIIGAEPIIGFFLKDANLVSKTVPAFRIVISMVPLLGIYYVAIYYYQAIGEARISFVLSIYRELLMFIPISVILFKVIGLNGVFIAYPITDIIVILTSIYFIRRAFKEKFQEEEKVSKQVGVRV; from the coding sequence ATGACTTTAGACAATAGAGCTTTCCTAAAACAAAGCTCACAAAAATTGCTCTTTAAGTTTGCTGTTCCTGCGATTTTTTCACTACTTGTAAATGAACTTTATAATATGGTAGATACAGTTTTTGCAGGTAGGTATATAGGAGAAAATGCTATAGGTGCAATGACAATAGCATTTCCAATTCAAAAAATCATAATAGCAATGGGGCTTTTAATAGCAGCCGGAGCTTCTACTTATGCAGCTAGAGTTATTGGAGAAAAAAATTATAAACATCTAAAAAAAATAGTTATCAATTCATTTGCTTTAACTACAGTTTCCATAATTTCAATTTCTTTTATAATATTTAGTTTTAAAGAGAGTATACTCTATTCATTAGGAGCAAGTAACAATACGTATCCAATGGCAATGCAGTATGTGTCTATTATATTACTTGGAGGTATATTTATAAGTCTCTCTAATGTTCTTTCATATATTATGGTGGCTCTCGGGAAAACAAAAACCTTACTATATACAAATGTTGTTGGCGTAATTCTTAATATCATACTTAATTATATTTTAGTTATAAGATTTCATATGGGGATACAAGGAAGTGGAATATCTACAGTAGTATCTCAGATTGTAGCGTGTTTAATTGCTTTAGGACAATTTATATATATGAATAAAAAACAGAATTTTAATTTTTTTAAGAATATTAAGATAAATATAATAAGTACTAGTATTATGCGAGAAATAATGTTAGTGGGTTTTTCTACATTCATAATAGAGATTGCAGATGCAGTTGTATCAGCAGTACTAAATAATGTACTTTATGTTGGTGGTGGAGATTCTGCTATAATTATGTTAGGAATAATAACAAAAGTATATATGTTCCTATTTATAACTGTAATAGGAATAAGCTCGGGTATGCAGCCTATAGTAGGGTATAACTTTGGAGCAGAAAATTATAATAAGGTTAAAGATATTTTAAAGTTTTCTTTAAAAACAGTTATTATTGTTTCCGCAGTGGTATGGATAGGCTTTATAATAGGGGCAGAACCTATAATTGGGTTTTTTCTTAAAGATGCTAATCTTGTAAGTAAAACCGTACCAGCATTTAGAATAGTCATATCCATGGTTCCTCTTTTAGGAATATATTATGTAGCAATATATTATTATCAAGCAATAGGTGAGGCTAGAATAAGTTTTGTACTATCTATATATAGAGAACTTTTAATGTTCATTCCCATTTCGGTGATACTATTTAAAGTGATAGGACTAAATGGTGTGTTTATAGCATATCCAATTACAGATATAATTGTTATTTTAACATCAATATATTTCATAAGACGAGCTTTCAAAGAGAAGTTTCAAGAAGAAGAGAAGGTTTCAAAGCAAGTTGGAGTTAGAGTTTAA